One Telluria mixta DNA window includes the following coding sequences:
- the rpmI gene encoding 50S ribosomal protein L35: MPKMKTKSSAKKRFRVRPGGTVKSGMAFKRHILTKKTTKNKRQLRGTRNINASDVQSVYRMMPSAV; this comes from the coding sequence ATGCCGAAAATGAAAACCAAAAGCTCCGCGAAGAAGCGTTTTCGCGTGCGCCCGGGTGGTACCGTTAAATCGGGTATGGCGTTCAAGCGTCACATCCTGACCAAGAAAACCACCAAGAACAAGCGTCAGCTGCGTGGCACCCGTAACATCAATGCGTCCGACGTCCAAAGCGTCTACCGCATGATGCCGTCGGCCGTTTAA
- the rplT gene encoding 50S ribosomal protein L20 — protein MPRVKRGVTARARHKKVLELAKGYRGRRSKVFRIAKQAVMRAGQYAYRDRRNKKRVFRALWITRINAASRSHGMTYSAFMNGLKKAAIELDRKVLADMAVNDKPAFAAIVNTVKAKLAA, from the coding sequence ATGCCTCGAGTAAAACGTGGGGTTACTGCACGTGCCCGTCACAAGAAGGTTCTTGAGCTTGCCAAAGGCTATCGTGGCCGCCGCAGCAAAGTATTCCGTATTGCCAAGCAAGCAGTCATGCGCGCTGGCCAGTACGCATACCGCGACCGCCGCAACAAGAAGCGCGTTTTCCGCGCCCTGTGGATCACCCGTATCAACGCAGCTTCGCGTTCGCACGGCATGACCTACAGCGCATTCATGAACGGCCTGAAGAAAGCCGCGATTGAACTGGACCGTAAAGTCCTGGCCGACATGGCTGTCAACGACAAGCCGGCTTTTGCCGCTATCGTGAACACCGTCAAGGCAAAGCTGGCTGCTTAA
- the pheS gene encoding phenylalanine--tRNA ligase subunit alpha, with amino-acid sequence MNSLEELVVSAQSDFGAAQDAAALENAKAKYLGKTGQVTDLMKGLGKLDPEQRKAQGALINAAKEKIEQALTARREDLANAQLMARLNAEAIDVTLPGRGRAKGGIHPVMRTWERVEQIFRSIGFDVADGPEIETDWTNFTALNSPENHPARSMQDTFYIEGNDSTGKPLLLRTHTSPMQVRYARTHTPPIKVIAPGRTYRVDSDATHSPMFHQVEGLWIGEDISFADLKGVYLNFVKAFFETDDLQVRFRPSYFPFTEPSAEIDIAFGSGPLKGRWLEVSGAGQVHPTVVRNFGLDPEKFIGFAFGSGLERLTMLRYGINDLRLFYEGDLRFLKQFN; translated from the coding sequence ATGAACTCGCTGGAAGAACTCGTCGTCTCCGCCCAGTCCGACTTTGGTGCGGCACAAGACGCTGCCGCGCTGGAAAACGCAAAAGCGAAATACCTGGGCAAGACCGGCCAGGTGACCGACCTGATGAAGGGCCTCGGCAAGCTCGATCCCGAACAGCGCAAGGCGCAGGGCGCCCTGATCAACGCCGCCAAAGAAAAAATCGAACAGGCGTTGACGGCCCGCCGTGAGGATCTCGCCAACGCGCAATTGATGGCGCGCCTGAACGCGGAAGCGATCGACGTCACCCTGCCGGGCCGCGGCCGCGCCAAGGGCGGCATCCACCCCGTCATGCGGACCTGGGAACGGGTCGAACAGATTTTCCGCTCGATCGGTTTCGACGTGGCCGACGGCCCCGAGATCGAGACCGACTGGACCAATTTCACCGCGCTGAACAGCCCGGAAAACCACCCGGCACGCTCGATGCAGGACACGTTCTACATCGAAGGCAATGACAGCACCGGCAAGCCGCTGCTGCTGCGCACCCACACGAGCCCGATGCAGGTGCGCTATGCCCGCACCCACACGCCGCCGATCAAGGTGATCGCGCCGGGCCGCACGTACCGCGTCGACAGCGACGCCACGCACTCGCCGATGTTCCACCAGGTCGAGGGCCTGTGGATCGGCGAAGACATCAGCTTTGCCGACCTGAAGGGCGTGTACCTGAACTTCGTGAAGGCGTTCTTCGAGACGGACGACCTGCAGGTCCGCTTCCGTCCGTCGTACTTCCCGTTCACGGAACCGTCGGCCGAGATCGACATCGCGTTCGGCTCCGGTCCGCTGAAGGGCCGCTGGCTGGAAGTGTCGGGCGCCGGCCAGGTGCACCCGACGGTCGTCCGCAATTTCGGACTGGATCCGGAAAAATTCATCGGTTTCGCGTTCGGTTCGGGCCTGGAGCGCCTGACCATGCTGCGTTACGGGATCAACGATTTGCGCCTGTTCTACGAAGGCGATCTCCGTTTCCTGAAGCAATTTAACTAA
- the pheT gene encoding phenylalanine--tRNA ligase subunit beta: MQFSENWLRSMVDPKINSDELAHLLTMSGLEVEEVEAVAPPFSNVVVAEVKEVAKHPNADRLNVCQVDVGTGTLLNIVCGAPNVRAGMKAICAMAGAVLPPGPDGKPFEIKVGKLRGVESQGMMCSAKELKLSEESSGLMELPEDAPVGQNIRDYLALNDLKFTIKLTPNKADCLSVLGVAREVSALTGVPLSLPAFRPATVNTDEVLPVKISATDLCGRFAGRVIRGLNAKAATPEWMKRRLERSGQRSVSALVDISNYVMLEVGRPSHVFDLDKIHGGMDVRWGRKGETLKLLNGNTVDIDEWVGVIADEKELESLAGIMGGDATAVSLDTTNIYLEAAFWWPNAIQGRARRYNFSTDAAHRFERGVDYATIPEHLERITSLIVEICGTADTKVGPIDDQAPNLPQRKPVTLRTARAAKVIGVPVTDDMVADIFTRLHLPFERETGLFHVTAPSYRFDIEIEEDLIEEVARVYGFENIPTLPPVAPSAMLIEPENTRSLFAIRHELADLGYQEVVNMSFVEQQWEADFANNTNPIRLQNPIASQMSVMRSTLIGSLVANVRYNLNRKAGRVRVFEVGGVFLRNPDAQDGPLAVAGFDQPKRVAAIAYGPAADEQWGQPTRAVDYFDVKGDLEALFAPRAVRFSKTEHPALHPGRSATVEVDGKVVGVIGELHPRWLQKYDLPQAPVLFEVDADALRARDVPRYADISKFPGATRDLALVVKQDVPAQALLDAFQAELASNALGKLVQAVVLFDEYRGKGLEQDEKSLAFRFGLQDTQSTLQDDAVEAIMAALANAAQQKHGAKLRA; encoded by the coding sequence ATGCAATTCTCTGAAAACTGGCTCCGTTCCATGGTCGATCCGAAGATCAATTCGGACGAACTCGCGCACCTGCTCACGATGTCCGGCCTCGAAGTGGAAGAGGTCGAAGCGGTTGCGCCGCCGTTCTCGAACGTCGTCGTGGCGGAAGTCAAGGAAGTGGCCAAGCACCCGAACGCGGACCGCCTGAACGTGTGCCAGGTCGACGTCGGCACCGGCACCCTGCTGAACATCGTCTGCGGCGCGCCGAACGTGCGCGCGGGCATGAAGGCTATCTGCGCGATGGCCGGCGCCGTGCTGCCGCCGGGTCCGGACGGCAAGCCGTTCGAAATCAAGGTCGGCAAACTGCGCGGCGTGGAATCGCAGGGCATGATGTGCTCGGCCAAAGAACTGAAGCTCTCGGAAGAGAGCAGCGGCCTGATGGAGCTGCCGGAAGACGCGCCCGTCGGCCAGAACATCCGCGACTACCTGGCCCTGAACGACCTGAAATTCACGATCAAGCTTACGCCGAACAAGGCCGACTGCCTGTCCGTGCTGGGCGTCGCGCGCGAAGTGTCCGCGCTGACCGGCGTGCCGCTGTCGCTGCCGGCCTTCCGCCCGGCGACCGTGAACACGGACGAAGTGCTGCCCGTTAAAATTTCCGCGACGGACCTGTGCGGCCGTTTCGCCGGCCGCGTCATCCGCGGCCTGAACGCGAAGGCGGCGACGCCGGAGTGGATGAAGCGCCGCCTCGAGCGCAGCGGCCAGCGTTCCGTGTCGGCCCTCGTCGACATCTCGAACTATGTCATGCTGGAAGTGGGCCGTCCGTCGCACGTGTTTGACCTGGACAAGATCCACGGCGGCATGGATGTGCGTTGGGGCCGCAAGGGCGAAACGCTGAAGCTCCTGAACGGCAACACGGTCGACATCGACGAGTGGGTTGGCGTGATCGCCGACGAGAAAGAGCTCGAGTCGCTGGCCGGCATCATGGGCGGCGACGCCACGGCCGTCTCGCTCGACACGACGAATATTTATCTGGAAGCCGCATTCTGGTGGCCGAACGCCATCCAGGGCCGCGCCCGCCGCTATAACTTCTCGACGGATGCCGCACACCGCTTCGAGCGCGGCGTCGACTATGCGACGATCCCCGAGCACCTCGAACGCATCACGTCGCTGATCGTCGAGATCTGCGGCACGGCCGACACGAAAGTCGGTCCGATCGACGACCAGGCCCCGAACCTGCCGCAGCGCAAGCCGGTCACCCTGCGTACCGCGCGCGCCGCGAAAGTCATCGGCGTGCCCGTCACCGACGATATGGTCGCCGACATCTTTACGCGCCTGCACCTGCCGTTCGAACGCGAGACCGGCCTGTTCCACGTGACGGCGCCGTCGTACCGCTTCGACATCGAGATCGAGGAAGACCTGATCGAAGAAGTGGCGCGCGTCTATGGCTTCGAGAACATTCCGACGTTGCCGCCGGTGGCGCCGTCGGCGATGCTGATCGAGCCGGAAAACACCCGCTCGCTGTTCGCCATCCGCCACGAGCTGGCCGACCTGGGCTACCAGGAAGTCGTGAACATGAGCTTCGTCGAGCAGCAGTGGGAAGCGGATTTCGCCAACAACACGAATCCGATCCGCCTGCAGAACCCGATCGCGAGCCAGATGAGCGTGATGCGCTCGACGCTGATCGGCAGCCTCGTCGCCAACGTGCGCTACAACCTGAACCGCAAGGCCGGCCGCGTGCGCGTGTTCGAAGTGGGCGGCGTGTTCCTGCGCAATCCGGACGCCCAGGACGGTCCGCTGGCCGTCGCCGGCTTCGACCAGCCCAAGCGCGTCGCCGCCATCGCCTACGGCCCGGCCGCGGACGAGCAGTGGGGCCAGCCGACCCGTGCCGTCGATTATTTCGACGTCAAGGGCGACCTGGAAGCCCTGTTCGCACCGCGCGCCGTACGCTTCAGCAAGACCGAACACCCGGCGCTGCACCCGGGCCGCTCGGCCACGGTGGAAGTCGACGGCAAGGTCGTCGGCGTGATCGGCGAGCTGCATCCGCGCTGGCTGCAGAAGTACGACCTGCCGCAGGCACCGGTGCTGTTCGAGGTGGATGCGGATGCGCTGCGCGCGCGCGACGTGCCGCGCTACGCCGACATTTCCAAGTTCCCGGGCGCCACGCGCGACCTCGCGCTGGTGGTGAAACAGGACGTGCCGGCCCAGGCGCTGCTCGACGCTTTCCAGGCGGAACTGGCGTCGAACGCGCTTGGCAAACTCGTGCAAGCCGTTGTTTTGTTTGATGAATACCGCGGCAAAGGTTTGGAACAAGATGAAAAAAGTCTTGCTTTCCGCTTTGGCTTGCAAGATACTCAATCGACGCTGCAGGACGATGCGGTCGAGGCCATCATGGCCGCGCTCGCTAACGCCGCGCAACAAAAACACGGTGCCAAACTGCGCGCCTGA
- a CDS encoding integration host factor subunit alpha produces MQVARVRQEAEKALPTLTKAELAELLFEQVGLNKREAKDMVETFFDEIRNALERGEAVKLSGFGNFQLRDKPQRPGRNPKTGEEIPITARRVVTFHASQKLKGMVEEANPGSPRNPDRPDGPDHPSLARAA; encoded by the coding sequence ATGCAGGTGGCCCGGGTACGGCAGGAAGCGGAAAAGGCGTTGCCGACCCTGACCAAGGCGGAGCTGGCCGAACTGCTGTTCGAGCAGGTCGGTCTGAACAAGCGCGAGGCCAAGGACATGGTCGAGACGTTCTTCGACGAGATCCGCAATGCGCTCGAGCGCGGCGAGGCCGTCAAGCTGTCCGGCTTCGGCAACTTCCAGCTGCGCGACAAGCCGCAGCGGCCCGGCCGCAATCCGAAAACCGGGGAAGAGATCCCCATCACGGCGCGCCGCGTCGTGACTTTCCACGCCAGCCAGAAGCTGAAGGGTATGGTCGAGGAGGCCAATCCGGGCAGCCCGCGCAATCCGGATCGCCCCGACGGCCCCGATCATCCCTCCCTGGCGCGTGCAGCCTGA
- a CDS encoding MerR family transcriptional regulator: MNDRPNKMEPTVLPPIPAKRYFTIGEVSELCGVKPHVLRYWEQEFTQLKPVKRRGNRRYYQHHEVLLIRRIRELLYEQGFTISGARNRLDGRGQLEVEALPEPPPAPAVPTIEPEALRAELHAILALLKHGSPAV; the protein is encoded by the coding sequence ATGAACGACCGACCGAACAAGATGGAACCGACCGTGCTGCCGCCGATCCCGGCCAAGCGCTATTTCACGATTGGCGAAGTCAGCGAATTGTGCGGGGTCAAGCCGCATGTGCTCCGCTACTGGGAGCAGGAATTCACCCAGCTAAAACCGGTCAAACGCCGTGGAAACCGCCGCTATTACCAGCACCACGAAGTGCTGTTGATCCGGCGTATCCGTGAACTGCTGTACGAGCAGGGCTTCACCATCAGCGGAGCACGCAACCGCCTGGATGGGCGCGGCCAGCTCGAGGTCGAGGCGTTGCCGGAGCCGCCACCAGCGCCAGCCGTGCCGACCATCGAGCCGGAAGCGTTGCGCGCCGAGCTGCACGCCATTCTCGCTCTGCTCAAGCACGGTTCGCCGGCAGTCTGA
- a CDS encoding response regulator yields the protein MIRVAICDDHQIVRAGFKQIFSSSGEFEVVAEGATGREALDIARREICDVLLLDIAMPDQSGIDILRTIRQGQPNLPVLILSGYPAQQYALNLFKMGANGYLNKECDADELKTAVRTVYQGRRYVSSQVGELLAQSFDRDPNTALHTELSDREFQVFLRLAKGATVSDIGNALSLSIKTVSTYRTRIMEKMGLQSNSDLTYYAMKNNLLD from the coding sequence ATGATACGCGTTGCCATTTGTGACGATCACCAGATAGTTCGAGCAGGTTTCAAACAGATTTTTTCGTCGTCGGGCGAGTTCGAAGTCGTGGCCGAAGGCGCGACAGGACGCGAGGCCCTCGACATCGCACGCCGCGAGATCTGCGACGTGCTGCTGCTGGACATCGCCATGCCGGACCAGAGCGGCATCGATATCCTGCGCACCATTCGACAGGGCCAGCCCAATCTGCCGGTCCTGATCCTGTCCGGCTATCCGGCCCAGCAGTACGCGCTCAATCTGTTCAAGATGGGCGCCAACGGCTACCTGAACAAGGAATGCGACGCGGACGAACTCAAGACGGCCGTCCGTACCGTGTACCAGGGCCGCCGCTACGTCAGCTCGCAGGTCGGCGAATTGCTGGCCCAGAGTTTCGATCGCGATCCGAACACTGCGCTGCATACGGAATTGTCGGACCGCGAATTCCAGGTGTTCCTCCGCCTGGCCAAGGGCGCGACCGTGTCCGATATCGGCAATGCACTGTCGTTGTCGATCAAGACGGTGTCGACTTACCGTACTCGCATCATGGAAAAGATGGGTCTGCAGTCGAACAGCGACCTGACGTATTACGCCATGAAAAACAATCTGCTCGACTGA
- a CDS encoding CHASE3 domain-containing protein, giving the protein MFFTTDPRFRPVRSLPLYQTLLCVVCVLILVLNGVSLVRNLDGLKTANARQAQADRVTAKLQYLNLLVTDAESGLRGYYLSGSDTYLGPLRTAERELDGQFNSLKTLLADNPSQLKNLTQLQNLVVRRINLMNQGLEVYRHGGLSDIVAIAQTQEDKTHMDEIRLQVVIMTGEQNETLAARSAVFYDRYRLAALRGLGINVAALVTLVLFYNLIRRSFRARLNAERALQQTNDHLESLVTERTEQLSVLSRHLIRVSEEEKAKLARELHDEMGANLTAIGMHLASVTDQIKTAHPDHAETLGRARAVLVETVELKRRIVEDLRPSLLDNLGLSAALQSYCEDFGRTTGVDCEALIEGDIDSAGSAQSIALFRIAQESLNNVAKYAQARHVVVHLAREGEAFTLEVSDDGVGIPPDAMRRPKSHGLLGMRERALLLGGTLRVDRGVNGIGTTVHAIVPVTVPGGTESGGTASGGTLDIAALAVAPSAAPAEETPPEPAAPAEHQLHSQLRDQLRAAQAQSSLATAGRDALPLMRATRPSAGGHTRF; this is encoded by the coding sequence ATGTTTTTCACCACCGACCCCAGGTTCAGGCCGGTTCGCAGCCTTCCGCTGTACCAGACGCTGCTGTGTGTCGTGTGTGTCCTGATCCTGGTCCTCAACGGCGTCAGCCTCGTCCGCAACCTGGACGGGCTGAAGACCGCCAATGCGCGTCAGGCGCAGGCCGATCGTGTGACGGCCAAACTGCAATACCTGAACCTGCTCGTGACCGATGCGGAAAGCGGTCTGCGGGGCTATTATCTGTCCGGTTCCGACACCTACCTGGGCCCGTTGCGCACGGCCGAGCGTGAACTGGATGGCCAGTTCAACAGCCTCAAGACGCTGCTGGCCGACAATCCTTCCCAGCTGAAGAACCTCACCCAGCTGCAGAATCTCGTCGTCCGCCGCATCAACCTGATGAACCAGGGCCTGGAAGTCTATCGCCATGGCGGCCTCTCCGACATCGTCGCCATCGCGCAGACGCAGGAAGACAAGACCCACATGGACGAGATCCGCCTGCAGGTGGTGATCATGACGGGCGAACAGAACGAAACGCTCGCCGCGCGCAGCGCCGTCTTCTACGACCGCTACCGGCTCGCCGCGCTGCGCGGCCTCGGCATCAACGTGGCGGCACTCGTCACCCTTGTCCTGTTCTACAACCTGATCCGCCGCAGCTTCCGCGCACGCCTGAATGCCGAGCGAGCACTCCAACAAACCAATGATCACCTGGAATCGCTCGTGACGGAGCGCACGGAGCAGTTGTCCGTGCTGTCGCGCCACCTGATCCGCGTGTCGGAAGAAGAAAAGGCCAAACTGGCGCGCGAACTGCACGACGAGATGGGCGCCAACCTGACGGCCATCGGCATGCATCTCGCGTCGGTGACCGACCAGATCAAGACCGCGCACCCGGACCATGCGGAGACGCTGGGCCGCGCCCGCGCCGTGCTCGTCGAGACGGTGGAACTGAAGCGCCGCATCGTGGAAGACCTGCGTCCGAGCCTGCTGGACAACCTGGGCCTGTCCGCCGCGCTGCAGAGTTATTGCGAAGACTTCGGCCGCACGACGGGCGTCGACTGCGAGGCGCTCATCGAGGGCGACATCGACAGCGCCGGCTCCGCGCAGTCGATCGCGCTGTTCCGCATCGCGCAGGAATCGCTGAACAACGTAGCGAAGTACGCACAGGCCCGTCACGTCGTCGTGCACCTGGCGCGCGAAGGGGAGGCATTTACGCTCGAGGTCAGCGACGATGGTGTCGGGATTCCGCCGGACGCGATGCGCCGTCCGAAATCGCATGGCCTGCTGGGGATGCGCGAACGGGCATTGCTGCTGGGAGGGACATTGCGGGTGGACCGCGGCGTGAACGGGATCGGGACCACGGTTCACGCCATCGTTCCGGTGACGGTGCCGGGCGGTACCGAATCCGGCGGGACCGCGTCAGGCGGCACCCTGGATATCGCGGCGCTGGCCGTGGCGCCCTCGGCAGCACCGGCGGAGGAAACGCCACCGGAACCGGCCGCGCCGGCCGAGCATCAACTACATAGTCAATTGCGTGATCAACTGCGCGCAGCCCAGGCCCAGTCGTCATTGGCGACGGCGGGGCGGGATGCGTTACCGCTCATGCGCGCGACACGTCCATCAGCAGGCGGTCATACTCGCTTTTAG
- a CDS encoding Crp/Fnr family transcriptional regulator — MNNAQLGNAAQKKAQSVNQIPSTSEEIKLAARPVVSYSGTQQNELLAALPRQDLETLFEHLELVPLPFGKELFEYGSKLEYVYFPTTAIVSLLYVMEDGATTEIAVVGHEGAVGVSLFMGERATCSAVVQSAGYGYRLKTQYLRDAFNKGGALPQLLMRYTNALFAQMAQNAVGGRHSSIEQKLCRWLLDRLDRSPSNELKVTQELISIMLGVRRESITAAAGKLQDEGLIQYRRGNITVLNRQGLEDYAGECYKVAKSEYDRLLMDVSRA, encoded by the coding sequence ATGAATAACGCCCAACTCGGTAACGCCGCCCAGAAAAAGGCGCAATCGGTGAATCAGATCCCCTCGACCAGCGAAGAAATCAAACTGGCCGCCCGTCCGGTTGTGAGCTACAGCGGCACCCAACAAAACGAGTTGCTCGCGGCCCTGCCGCGCCAAGACCTGGAAACCCTGTTTGAGCACCTGGAACTCGTTCCGCTGCCCTTCGGCAAGGAACTGTTCGAATACGGCAGCAAGCTGGAATACGTGTACTTCCCCACCACCGCCATCGTCTCCCTCCTGTACGTGATGGAAGACGGCGCCACGACGGAGATCGCCGTGGTCGGCCATGAAGGTGCCGTCGGTGTGTCGCTGTTCATGGGCGAGCGCGCCACGTGCAGCGCCGTCGTCCAGAGCGCCGGCTACGGCTACCGCCTCAAGACCCAATACCTGCGCGACGCCTTCAACAAAGGCGGCGCCCTGCCCCAACTGCTGATGCGCTACACGAACGCGCTGTTCGCCCAGATGGCCCAGAACGCCGTCGGCGGCCGCCACAGCTCGATCGAACAAAAACTGTGCCGCTGGCTGCTGGACCGCCTGGACCGTTCGCCGAGCAATGAACTGAAAGTTACGCAGGAACTCATCTCGATCATGCTGGGCGTGCGCCGCGAAAGCATCACGGCCGCTGCCGGCAAGCTGCAGGACGAAGGCCTGATCCAGTACCGCCGCGGCAACATCACCGTGCTGAACCGCCAGGGCCTGGAAGACTACGCGGGCGAGTGCTACAAGGTCGCTAAAAGCGAGTATGACCGCCTGCTGATGGACGTGTCGCGCGCATGA
- a CDS encoding peptide chain release factor 3 → MSNEIDATTTDIQDAAVTSKPAATIAREVARRRTFGIISHPDAGKTTLTEKLLLFSGAIQLAGTVKGRKSGRHATSDWMDIEKQRGISVASSVMQFEFRDHVINLLDTPGHQDFSEDTYRVLTAVDSALMVIDAAKGVEEQTIKLLDVCRMRDTPIVTFMNKLDRETRDPLELLDEVESVLKIECAPVTWPIGMGKNFRGVYHLLNDEVMLFKAGEEKADGAYEIIKGIDNPRLTEMFPLEMEQLKMEVELVHGASHPFDLERFLSGVQTPVFFGSAINNFGVREILSALVEWAPAPRERDATVRPVRPDEQPFSGFVFKIQANMDPAHRDRIAFLRVCSGRFEKGMKVKHLRLGREVKLSSVVTFMASSREQVEEAYAGDIIGLPNHGNMQIGDSFSEGEMLTFTGIPYFAPELFRTVRIRNPLKTKQLHKGLQQLGEEGAVQVFKPVMGSDLILGAVGVLQFEVVASRLLNEYGVDAVFEGASISSARWVSSDDKKSLSDFEAQLAHNVAYDAAGNLAYLATSGVNLRLTQERWPKLQFHATREHAAKLD, encoded by the coding sequence ATGTCCAACGAAATCGACGCAACCACCACCGACATTCAAGACGCTGCGGTAACCAGCAAGCCCGCTGCCACGATCGCGCGCGAAGTCGCGCGCCGCCGCACCTTCGGCATCATTTCCCACCCCGACGCCGGCAAGACGACGTTGACCGAAAAGCTGCTGCTGTTCTCGGGCGCGATCCAGCTGGCCGGTACCGTCAAGGGCCGCAAGAGCGGCCGCCATGCGACGTCGGACTGGATGGACATCGAAAAGCAGCGCGGCATCTCGGTCGCGTCGTCGGTGATGCAGTTCGAGTTCCGCGACCACGTTATCAACCTGCTCGACACCCCGGGCCACCAGGACTTTTCGGAAGACACGTACCGCGTGCTGACGGCCGTCGACTCCGCGCTGATGGTGATCGACGCGGCCAAGGGCGTGGAAGAACAGACGATCAAGCTGCTGGATGTCTGCCGCATGCGCGACACCCCGATCGTCACCTTCATGAACAAGCTCGACCGCGAAACCCGCGACCCGCTCGAGCTGCTCGACGAAGTGGAATCGGTGCTGAAGATCGAATGCGCGCCGGTGACCTGGCCGATCGGCATGGGCAAGAACTTCCGCGGCGTGTACCACCTGCTGAACGACGAAGTCATGCTGTTCAAGGCCGGCGAGGAAAAGGCCGACGGCGCCTACGAGATCATCAAGGGCATCGACAACCCGCGCCTGACCGAGATGTTCCCGCTCGAGATGGAACAGCTCAAGATGGAAGTGGAGCTGGTGCACGGCGCCTCGCACCCGTTCGACCTGGAGCGCTTCCTGTCCGGCGTGCAGACCCCCGTGTTCTTCGGCTCCGCCATCAACAACTTCGGCGTGCGCGAGATCCTGTCGGCCCTCGTCGAGTGGGCCCCGGCGCCGCGCGAGCGCGATGCGACCGTGCGCCCCGTGCGTCCGGACGAGCAGCCGTTCTCCGGCTTCGTCTTCAAGATCCAGGCCAACATGGACCCGGCCCACCGCGACCGCATCGCGTTCCTGCGCGTGTGCTCGGGACGGTTCGAGAAGGGCATGAAGGTCAAGCACCTGCGCCTGGGCCGCGAAGTCAAACTGTCGTCCGTCGTGACGTTCATGGCGTCGAGCCGCGAACAGGTCGAAGAGGCCTACGCGGGCGACATCATCGGCCTGCCGAACCACGGCAACATGCAGATCGGCGACAGCTTCTCGGAAGGCGAGATGCTGACGTTCACCGGCATCCCGTACTTCGCGCCGGAGCTGTTCCGCACGGTGCGCATCCGCAATCCGCTCAAGACCAAGCAGCTCCACAAAGGCCTGCAGCAGCTGGGCGAAGAGGGCGCCGTGCAGGTGTTCAAGCCGGTGATGGGCAGCGACCTGATTCTTGGCGCGGTCGGCGTGCTGCAGTTCGAGGTCGTGGCGAGCCGCCTGCTCAACGAATACGGCGTCGACGCCGTGTTCGAAGGCGCGAGCATCAGCAGCGCGCGCTGGGTGTCGAGCGACGACAAGAAGTCGCTGTCCGACTTCGAAGCGCAACTGGCGCACAACGTCGCCTACGATGCGGCGGGCAACCTGGCCTACCTCGCCACGTCCGGCGTCAACCTGCGCCTCACGCAGGAACGCTGGCCGAAGCTCCAGTTCCACGCGACGCGCGAACACGCCGCCAAGCTGGATTAA